The following proteins come from a genomic window of Pseudomonas hygromyciniae:
- a CDS encoding response regulator transcription factor, protein MSKALIVDDHPFIRATVRYLLRQEGFEKIFEAGNGADALQIAREERPDLIILDLAMPKLGGLEVISRIKTLGLPCKILVLTSYLAVFFSARCMRAGAMGFVAKTGELDELQKAIKAVMSNYSCFPSLPTSSVRKDDLQTTELQLVEALSDRELTVLQKLALGLGNKEIAEDMLLSHKTISTYKTRLKEKLRMSSVVHLSKFAQRNHLI, encoded by the coding sequence ATGAGCAAAGCATTAATCGTGGATGATCATCCGTTCATTCGTGCAACTGTCAGGTACCTGTTGCGCCAGGAGGGCTTCGAGAAAATTTTCGAGGCTGGCAACGGGGCTGATGCCTTACAGATTGCCAGGGAGGAACGACCTGACCTGATCATTCTGGACTTGGCGATGCCCAAATTGGGCGGGCTGGAGGTGATAAGCCGGATCAAGACTTTGGGCCTGCCCTGCAAGATTTTGGTCCTGACCTCGTATCTGGCGGTATTTTTCTCGGCTCGTTGCATGCGTGCCGGGGCGATGGGGTTTGTCGCGAAAACCGGTGAATTGGATGAGTTGCAGAAGGCCATTAAGGCAGTCATGTCCAACTACAGCTGTTTCCCCAGCCTGCCGACCAGCTCCGTGCGCAAGGACGACTTGCAGACCACGGAACTGCAACTGGTCGAGGCGCTTTCGGACCGGGAACTGACGGTACTGCAGAAGCTGGCGTTGGGCCTGGGCAACAAGGAGATCGCCGAGGACATGCTGCTGAGTCACAAGACCATCAGCACTTACAAAACACGGTTGAAGGAGAAGTTGCGTATGTCTTCGGTGGTTCATCTGTCCAAGTTCGCCCAGCGTAATCATCTGATCTGA
- a CDS encoding transporter substrate-binding domain-containing protein — protein MPTSLGKWLAVLWLASLSLTINVALGAPQQLQLLGHSSLDAAQVHLKEADWRWLRERRTLVMGVSAPDYAPFDLTNNNDELEGITADYASLIAQMLNVTIQVQRYEHRDEVIDALKRGDVDFLGTANGYEAADPHLKLSRPYANDQPTLVTRVGDSQALSGELDGKRLAMLYHYMPANTVASYYANASLQLYSSTFEAIGAVAFGQADVYLGDAISSNYLINKNHLNNVRMADFSSLEVNPFAFAFAEENSDLLNIFNAALEMIPANEQMEILRRWSSGNLGVIGRERLRLSASEQRWLDKHPRVKVTALDKFQPLSFFNDHGQLQGLSAEVLAQISLRTGLKFDVVRGQSLPRQVSQVSEGSADMIAFITPSVDREDLIRFTRPYLNNPFVLISRDDGSRPITIEDMAGKRLAVIRGSVQREIISREYPDIQLVDAEDSAQAMELVVSGAADGTVNALIIARYIIAQHYRDRLRITSTVGSQPARVTFGVGRGQLELYSILDKALLSITPQEMDELTNHWRSEVVIDDSYWLRHRNTIIQGFSVAALLLAITLGWAIYLRSLIRKRGQAERALSDQMRFMSVLIDGTPHPIYVRDRLGRLMACNSAYLNVFGFRLEDVIGKTVVETDTGNHPQAQSYHEDYLRLMERGEPQIHDRVLKVPGGATLTIYHWMLPYRDGDEKVVGMIAGWVDVSERQRLLGQLQEAKEGADAANRAKTTFLATMSHEIRTPMNAVIGMIELALKNAEQGRIDHDALAVASDASRAMLELIGDILDIARIESGHLSLTLEPSNPRELLASVARIFEGLARSKGLMLKVDLDPLVDRYVMIDPLRFKQVVSNLLSNAIKFTAKGHVHLCARGSPAVANGYVTLRLVVEDSGVGISVEDQARLFNPFVQGRNTDQSARSGSGLGLVISRSLCEMMGGQLKLSSRLGQGTRVEVTLPLAVASSTCAYHEPAALDAPPARALNILVVDDYPANRQLLTRQLSFLGHRITTATDGVEGLERWHAERFDGVITDCNMPLKNGYDLAREIRADERARGLAPCLLLGFTANAQPEETERCLAAGMDGCLFKPTGLEDLHAALAPRTAMPSVQAGVEVGAVPGVDLSRLMKLTGSDVGAIKELLAPLLESLAADRPLLQELPKKHDYAQLHDLAHRTKGGARLVSAQALVSHCEALEAACERRDPQALAAAVASVQQAIDQLHQALTDYCDHA, from the coding sequence ATGCCGACGTCTTTGGGCAAGTGGCTCGCGGTACTCTGGCTGGCGAGCCTGTCACTCACTATCAACGTGGCGCTGGGTGCGCCACAGCAACTGCAACTGTTGGGGCACTCGAGTCTAGATGCTGCGCAGGTGCACCTCAAAGAAGCGGACTGGCGGTGGCTGCGCGAGCGCCGCACCCTGGTCATGGGCGTGTCCGCCCCCGACTATGCCCCTTTCGATCTGACGAACAACAACGACGAGCTGGAGGGGATCACCGCCGATTACGCGTCATTGATCGCGCAGATGTTGAACGTGACCATCCAGGTCCAGCGCTACGAGCACCGGGATGAGGTCATCGATGCCCTCAAGCGTGGTGACGTCGACTTCCTGGGCACGGCCAATGGCTACGAGGCGGCGGATCCGCATTTGAAGCTTTCGCGCCCGTACGCCAACGATCAGCCGACCCTGGTGACGCGTGTCGGAGACAGCCAGGCCCTGAGCGGCGAGCTTGATGGCAAGCGTCTGGCGATGCTTTATCACTACATGCCGGCCAATACGGTGGCGTCCTATTACGCCAACGCCTCGTTGCAGCTCTATTCGTCGACCTTCGAGGCGATTGGTGCCGTTGCCTTCGGCCAGGCGGATGTGTATCTGGGCGATGCGATCAGCTCCAACTATCTGATTAACAAAAACCACCTCAATAACGTGCGCATGGCTGACTTTTCCAGCCTGGAGGTCAACCCCTTCGCGTTCGCGTTCGCCGAGGAAAATTCAGACTTGTTGAATATCTTCAATGCGGCGTTGGAGATGATTCCGGCCAATGAGCAGATGGAGATCCTGCGGCGCTGGAGTTCTGGCAACCTGGGGGTCATTGGCCGCGAGCGCCTGCGCCTGAGTGCCAGTGAGCAGCGTTGGCTGGACAAGCACCCACGGGTCAAGGTGACGGCACTCGACAAATTTCAGCCCTTGTCTTTTTTCAATGACCACGGGCAATTGCAAGGCTTGAGCGCCGAGGTGCTGGCCCAGATCAGCTTGCGCACCGGTCTGAAGTTCGATGTGGTGCGTGGTCAGTCACTGCCCCGTCAAGTCAGCCAGGTCAGCGAGGGCAGCGCGGATATGATCGCGTTCATTACCCCGAGCGTGGATCGTGAGGACCTGATCCGCTTTACCCGCCCGTACCTGAACAACCCGTTTGTGCTGATCTCGCGCGACGATGGCAGCCGTCCGATCACCATCGAGGACATGGCCGGCAAGCGCCTGGCGGTGATCCGCGGCAGCGTCCAGCGCGAGATCATCAGCCGCGAGTATCCCGATATCCAACTGGTGGACGCCGAGGATTCCGCGCAGGCCATGGAGTTGGTCGTCAGTGGCGCGGCGGATGGCACGGTCAATGCGCTGATTATTGCGCGCTACATCATTGCCCAGCACTACCGGGATCGCCTGCGCATCACCAGCACCGTCGGCTCGCAGCCCGCGCGAGTGACCTTTGGCGTGGGGCGCGGTCAATTGGAGTTGTACTCGATCCTGGACAAGGCGCTCTTGAGTATCACGCCCCAGGAAATGGACGAGTTGACCAATCATTGGCGTAGCGAAGTGGTGATTGATGACAGTTACTGGCTGCGCCACCGCAACACAATTATCCAGGGGTTCTCAGTGGCAGCGCTGCTGTTGGCGATTACCCTGGGTTGGGCCATTTACCTGCGCAGCCTGATTCGCAAACGTGGCCAGGCCGAGCGCGCGCTGAGCGACCAGATGCGCTTTATGAGCGTGTTGATCGACGGTACGCCGCACCCGATCTACGTGCGGGACCGCCTGGGCCGGTTGATGGCGTGCAACAGTGCCTACCTCAATGTGTTCGGCTTCCGGCTCGAAGATGTGATCGGCAAGACCGTGGTCGAGACCGACACCGGCAATCACCCCCAGGCCCAGTCCTACCACGAAGACTACTTGCGCCTGATGGAACGTGGAGAGCCGCAGATCCATGACCGTGTGCTCAAGGTGCCGGGCGGGGCGACCCTGACCATTTATCACTGGATGCTGCCTTACCGCGACGGTGACGAAAAAGTAGTAGGGATGATTGCCGGCTGGGTGGACGTCAGCGAACGCCAGCGCTTGCTGGGGCAGTTGCAAGAGGCCAAGGAAGGGGCCGACGCCGCCAACCGGGCCAAGACCACGTTCCTGGCGACCATGAGTCACGAGATCCGCACGCCGATGAATGCGGTGATCGGCATGATCGAGTTGGCGCTGAAAAACGCCGAGCAGGGCCGCATCGACCACGACGCCCTGGCGGTGGCCTCCGATGCTTCGCGCGCCATGCTGGAGTTGATCGGCGACATTCTCGACATTGCCCGGATCGAATCCGGCCACTTGTCCCTGACCCTGGAACCGTCGAACCCGCGGGAGCTGCTGGCCTCGGTGGCCCGTATCTTCGAAGGGTTGGCACGGTCCAAGGGCCTGATGCTGAAGGTGGATCTGGACCCTTTGGTGGACCGTTATGTGATGATCGATCCGCTGCGCTTCAAACAGGTGGTCTCCAATTTGTTGAGCAATGCCATCAAGTTTACTGCCAAGGGCCATGTGCATTTGTGCGCCAGAGGCTCGCCGGCAGTCGCCAATGGCTACGTGACCCTGCGGCTGGTGGTGGAAGACAGCGGGGTGGGGATCAGCGTCGAGGACCAGGCGCGGCTGTTCAATCCGTTTGTCCAGGGGCGCAATACCGACCAGTCGGCACGCAGTGGCTCTGGCCTGGGGCTGGTGATTAGTCGCAGCCTGTGTGAAATGATGGGCGGCCAACTGAAGTTGAGCAGCCGACTGGGGCAGGGGACCCGTGTAGAAGTCACGCTGCCACTGGCGGTGGCGTCCAGCACCTGCGCCTATCATGAGCCGGCTGCATTGGACGCGCCGCCCGCCCGCGCATTGAACATCCTGGTGGTGGATGACTACCCTGCCAACCGCCAATTGCTGACCCGGCAACTGAGCTTCCTGGGGCACCGCATCACTACCGCCACCGATGGTGTGGAAGGCCTGGAGCGCTGGCATGCCGAGCGTTTCGACGGGGTGATCACAGACTGCAATATGCCGCTGAAAAATGGCTATGACCTGGCACGGGAAATCCGTGCCGATGAGCGTGCCCGGGGATTGGCGCCGTGCCTGTTGCTGGGTTTCACCGCCAACGCCCAGCCCGAAGAAACGGAGCGTTGCCTGGCGGCAGGGATGGATGGTTGCCTGTTCAAGCCCACGGGGCTGGAGGACCTGCATGCGGCGCTTGCGCCACGTACCGCCATGCCGTCGGTCCAGGCCGGGGTTGAGGTTGGCGCGGTGCCTGGGGTGGATTTGAGTCGGTTGATGAAGTTGACCGGCTCTGACGTGGGCGCCATCAAGGAGTTGCTGGCACCGCTGCTCGAGAGCCTTGCCGCCGACCGCCCGCTATTGCAGGAACTGCCCAAAAAACACGACTACGCCCAGTTGCATGACCTGGCTCACCGCACCAAGGGCGGGGCGCGTCTGGTCTCGGCCCAGGCATTGGTCAGCCACTGTGAGGCGCTGGAAGCCGCCTGTGAACGGCGCGACCCTCAGGCATTGGCCGCTGCGGTGGCGAGCGTGCAGCAAGCCATTGACCAGTTGCATCAGGCCCTGACCGACTACTGCGATCATGCATAA
- a CDS encoding chemotaxis protein CheY, whose translation MPTKALTILIADEQHLQRLHIEKMLNQLGYYRIVPVQTFEEVLILTDIPAEPFDVLIIHAGLAASAGRALALAQQQQVRHVLVYDDQDLKPTSSLAPLVLVRLPGSPDSVTLEHFMDIIDPPSPASGLRVLPWLRELARSPVV comes from the coding sequence ATGCCCACCAAAGCACTGACCATCCTGATCGCTGATGAACAGCACCTGCAACGGCTGCACATCGAAAAAATGCTCAACCAGTTGGGCTACTACCGGATCGTCCCGGTGCAGACTTTTGAGGAAGTGCTGATCCTCACCGACATCCCGGCCGAGCCCTTCGATGTGCTGATTATTCATGCGGGCCTGGCTGCCAGCGCGGGCAGAGCGTTGGCGCTGGCGCAGCAACAGCAGGTGCGCCATGTGCTGGTCTATGACGACCAGGACCTGAAGCCAACGTCCTCCCTGGCGCCCCTGGTTCTGGTGCGTTTGCCGGGATCGCCCGACAGCGTCACCCTGGAACACTTCATGGACATCATCGACCCGCCGTCGCCGGCCAGCGGCTTGCGGGTCTTGCCGTGGCTGCGGGAACTGGCGCGCAGCCCGGTGGTTTAG
- a CDS encoding (2Fe-2S) ferredoxin domain-containing protein, whose amino-acid sequence MTEISQIDGVDTHPDWSHIPEHARHVLLCTGPRCTQRGALQLWKTLRRRLLEHQRIEVPGGVLLTRTHCQFPCNLGPVLTVYPERCWYGIHSKADAVRLVDVHLVGGEVVEELLIRERP is encoded by the coding sequence ATGACTGAAATCAGCCAAATCGACGGGGTGGACACCCACCCCGACTGGTCCCATATCCCTGAGCATGCCCGCCATGTGCTGCTGTGTACTGGCCCGCGCTGCACCCAGCGGGGCGCCTTGCAGCTATGGAAAACCCTGCGCCGACGTCTCTTGGAGCACCAGCGCATCGAAGTGCCCGGCGGCGTATTGCTGACGCGCACCCATTGCCAGTTCCCGTGCAACCTGGGGCCGGTGCTCACGGTCTACCCGGAGCGCTGCTGGTATGGGATACACAGCAAGGCCGATGCCGTGCGCCTGGTGGATGTGCATCTGGTGGGCGGTGAAGTGGTCGAAGAACTGTTGATCCGGGAGCGCCCATGA